Proteins encoded in a region of the Raphanus sativus cultivar WK10039 chromosome 8, ASM80110v3, whole genome shotgun sequence genome:
- the LOC108820858 gene encoding uncharacterized protein LOC108820858 isoform X3, giving the protein MKEKRWVVFRREEDPTSVPVEWICWLNGQRKRAPTPEEMAELEARRERVKLNVARLKKEEEERKAREGTGRKITTIGKVEGPDLTSFVRHFPPDSKGDKREDASEEADQSRVKEHEPQIVTAEPPEPKTTEPSGSGSSFRPGTWQPPS; this is encoded by the exons A TGAAGGAGAAGCGATGGGTTGTCTTTAGACGAGAAGAGGACCCAACCTCTGTTCCTG TTGAATGGATATGTTGGCTGAATGGGCAGCGAAAAAGAGCTCCTACTCCAGAG GAAATGGCTGAACTTGAAGCAAGGCGTGAGCGTGTGAAGCTTAATGTTGCTC GTCTCaagaaagaagaggaggagaggaAAGCCCGAGAAGGAACTGGCCGCAAAATCACGACCATCG GTAAAGTTGAGGGTCCAGATTTGACAAGCTTTGTTCGCCATTTCCCACCGGATTCTAAAG GTGATAAAAGAGAGGATGCTAGTGAAGAAGCAGATCAATCAAG GGTCAAGGAACATGAACCCCAGATAGTTACTGCAGAACCACCCGAACCAAA GACAACAGAGCCATCAGGGTCCGGATCATCATTTAGGCCCGGGACCTGGCAGCCACCATcctaa
- the LOC108823001 gene encoding polyadenylate-binding protein RBP45C, whose amino-acid sequence MMQQPPPSSNQQPWMMQPHQQQGQQPPAAAAWNPQSAPSLGQPQQHYGGGGGGSGDEIRSLWIGDLQPWMDENYLINAFSITGEVQQAKVIRNKQSGYSEGYGFIEFVSHAAAERILASYNGAQMPSSEQTFKLNWAGERRQSEGPEHTVFVGDLAPDVTDYMLTETFKNVYSSVKGAKVLIDRTTGRSKGYGFVRFGDESEQMRAMTEMNGQYCSSRPMRTGPAANKKPLAMQQQPGGYQTTQGNPGEGDPSNTTIFVGALDESVTEDVLKSVFGQFGELVHVKIPAGKRCGFVQFANRACAEQGLNALNGTQLGGQSIRLSWGRSTSNKQAQPDQGQYGGGGGYYGYPPQGYEGYGYAPPPQDPNAYYGGYPGGGYGNYQQPGGYQQQQQ is encoded by the exons ATGATGCAGCAGCCACCTCCATCCTCCAACCAGCAACCGTGGATGATGCAGCCGCATCAACAACAAGGCCAGCAGCcaccagcagcagcagcatgGAATCCTCAATCGGCGCCGTCTCTAGGTCAACCACAACAGCACTAcggcggcggtggtggtggaTCAGGCGACGAGATCCGCTCCTTGTGGATCGGAGACTTGCAGCCATGGATGGACGAAAACTACCTCATCAACGCCTTCTCCATCACCGGCGAG GTTCAACAAGCGAAAGTCATTCGCAATAAGCAGAGCGGATACTCTGAAGGCTACGGCTTTATCGAGTTCGTGAGCCACGCTGCAGCCGAGAGGATCTTGGCATCTTACAACGGTGCTCAGATGCCTAGCAGCGAGCAGACCTTCAAGCTGAACTGGGCTGGCGAGAGGCGCCAGTCCGAAGGGCCCGAGCACACTGTTTTCGTTGGTGACTTGGCGCCTGATGTTACTGACTACATGCTTACCGAGACGTTTAAGAATGTGTATTCGTCTGTCAAGGGAGCTAAGGTTCTGATTGATAGGACCACGGGACGGTCCAAGGGGTACGGGTTTGTTAGGTTCGGGGATGAGAGTGAGCAGATGAGGGCTATGACTGAGATGAATGGTCAGTATTGCTCGTCTAGGCCTATGCGTACTGGTCCAGCTGCTAACAAGAAGCCTCTTGCAATGCAACAACAACCAG GTGGATATCAGACCACTCAAGGAAATCCCGGAGAAGGTGATCCATCTAACACAACA ATTTTTGTTGGAGCTTTGGATGAAAGTGTGACAGAAGATGTTTTGAAGTCAGTTTTTGGTCAATTTGGTGAACTCGTTCATGTTAAAATACCAGCAGGAAAACGTTGCGGATTTGTTCAATTTGCTAATAG GGCTTGTGCAGAGCAAGGACTCAACGCGTTGAATGGAACACAACTTGGGGGACAAAGCATTCGTCTTTCATGGGGTCGCAGTACTTCCAACAAACAG GCTCAACCTGATCAAGGccagtatggtggtggtggtggatacTATGGGTATCCTCCTCAGGGATACGAAGGTTACGGATATGCACCTCCTCCTCAGGACCCTAACGCCTACTATGGTGGCTACCCTGGTGGTGGCTACGGAAACTACCAGCAGCCAGGTGGCTACCAGCAGCAACAGCAG TGA
- the LOC108822765 gene encoding aconitate hydratase 2, mitochondrial isoform X2, which yields MYRRATSGVRSASTTLTRLSSSSPLSKIASNPAASASAPSASVLNQTSRSRSFSSALRSFRVCSASTRWSHGGSWRSPASLRAQARVSAPLMDRLERRYASMASEHAYKDILTSLPKPGGGEYGKYYSLPALNDPRIDKLPYSVRILLESAIRNCDNYQVTKNDVEKILDWENTSTKQVEIAFKPARVILQDFTGVPALVDLASMRDAVKNLGSDPNKINPLVPVDLVVDHSVQVDFARSEDAAQKNMELEFKRNKERFAFLKWGSTAFQNMLVVPPGSGIVHQVNLEYLGRVVFNSGGFLYPDSVVGTDSHTTMIDGLGVAGWGVGGIEAEAAMLGQPMSMVLPGVVGFKLDGKLKEGVTATDLVLTVTQILRKHGVVGKFVEFYGEGMSELSLADRATIANMSPEYGATMGFFPVDHVTLEYLKLTGRSDETVSMIESYLRANNMFVDYNEPQQERSYTSYLQLDLGHVEPCISGPKRPHDRVPLKDMKADWHACLDNPVGFKGFAVPKEKQGEVVKFSYDGQPAEINHGSVVIAAITSCTNTSNPSVMIGAALVAKKAYDLGLKVKPWVKTSLAPGSRVVEKYLDRSGLREDLNKQGFQIVGYGCTTCIGNSGDLDKSVAAAIEGTDIIPAAVLSGNRNFEGRVHPQTRANYLASPPLVVAYALAGTVDIDFETEPLGTGKDGKNVFLRDIWPSNEEVAKVVQYSVLPSMFKSSYETITQGNPLWNELSAPGSTLYSWDSNSTYIHEPPYFKNMTADPPGPREVKDAYCLLNFGDSVTTDHISPAGNIQKTSPAAKFLMDRGVSQTDFNSYGSRRGNDEVMARGTFANIRLVNKLLKGEVGPKTVHVPTGEKLSVFDAASRYMNAGQDTVILAGAEYGSGSSRDWAAKGPLLLGVKAVIAKSFERIHRSNLAGMGIIPLCFKAGEDADTLGLTGHERYTVHLPTKVSDIKPGQDVTVTTDTGKSFVCTLRFDTEVELAYYDHGGILPYVIRSLSAK from the exons ATGTATCGACGCGCCACTTCCGGCGTTCGTTCTGCCTCCACTACTCTGACGaggctttcttcttcttctcccctcTCCAAGATCGCCTCGAATCCTGCAGCTTCCGCTTCGGCTCCGTCAGCGTCGGTTCTCAACCAGACGAGCCGATCTAGGAGCTTCTCGTCGGCTCTACGCTCGTTCCGTGTGTGCTCTGCCTCTACGAGGTGGAGTCATGGTGGGAGCTGGAGATCTCCAGCTAGCCTTCGTGCTCAAGCTAGGGTTTCCGCTCCGTTGATGGATAGATTGGAGCGGAGATACGCTTCCATGG CTTCTGAGCATGCATACAAGGATATTTTGACGAGTCTTCCAAAGCCTGGTGGTGGAGAGTATGGAAAGTACTACTCCTTACCCGCTTTAAACGATCCAAGAATTG ATAAGCTGCCATACTCTGTAAGAATACTACTGGAATCAGCAATTCGTAATTGTGACAACTATCAAGTCACAAAGAATGACGTTGAGAAAATCCTTGACTGGGAGAATACTTCTACTAAGCAAGTTGAAATCGCTTTCAAGCCAGCCCGTGTTATCTTACAG GACTTTACTGGAGTACCAGCTCTAGTTGATCTTGCTTCTATGAGGGACGCAGTGAAGAATCTTGGTAGTGATCCTAACAAGATTAACCCCTTG GTTCCTGTGGATCTTGTCGTTGATCACTCAGTCCAAGTTGACTTTGCAAGGTCAGAGGATGCCGCACAGAAAAACATGGAGCTTGAGTTCAAGAGGAACAAAGAAAGATTTGCCTTCCTTAAGTGGGGTTCAACAGCCTTCCAAAACATGCTGGTCGTTCCTCCTGGGTCTGGGATTGTCCATCAG gTAAACTTGGAGTACCTTGGACGTGTTGTTTTCAACTCAGGTGGATTTCTCTACCCTGACAGTGTTGTTGGAACCGATTCCCACACCACCATGATTGATGGACTAGGAGTCGCTGGGTGGGGTGTTGGAGGAATTGAAGCAGAGGCAGCAATGCTTGGTCAG CCAATGAGCATGGTGTTACCAGGCGTGGTTGGATTTAAGTTGGATGGAAAGTTGAAGGAAGGTGTCACAGCTACTGATTTAGTTCTCACTGTGACCCAAATACTAAGGAAGCATGGTGTTGTCGGCAAGTTTGTTGAGTTTTATG GTGAGGGGATGAGTGAACTTTCACTGGCTGATAGAGCCACAATTGCAAACATGTCCCCTGAGTACGGAGCAACAATGGGTTTCTTCCCAGTGGACCATGTTACACTCGAGTACCTGAAGTTGACAGGAAGAAGCGACGAAACT GTGTCAATGATAGAATCATACTTGCGTGCAAACAATATGTTCGTTGACTACAACGAG CCTCAACAAGAAAGATCATACACATCTTATTTGCAATTGGACTTGGGACATGTTGAACCATGTATCTCTGGTCCTAAAAG GCCTCATGACCGAGTGCCTCTGAAAGATATGAAGGCTGACTGGCATGCATGCCTTGACAATCCTGTTGGATTCAAG GGTTTTGCAGtgccaaaagaaaaacaaggaGAAGTTGTGAAGTTCTCATACGATGGACAACCTGCTGAGATCAATCACGGTAGTGTTGTTATTGCCGCAATCACTAGTTGTACAAACACATCAAACCCTAGTGTCATGATCGGTGCTGCACTCGTTGCCAAAAAAGCTTACGATCTTGGCCTCAAG GTTAAACCATGGGTTAAGACAAGTCTTGCTCCAGGGTCTAGAGTTGTCGAGAAATATCTGGACCGAAG TGGACTCCGAGAGGACTTGAACAAACAAGGATTCCAAATTGTTGGTTACGGTTGCACAACATGCATTGGGAACTCTGGTGACCTTGATAAATCAGTTGCTGCTGCTATAGAAGGAACTG ATATCATTCCAGCAGCTGTGCTCTCTGGTAACAGAAACTTTGAAGGGCGTGTTCATCCACAAACAAGAGCTAACTATCTTGCTTCACCACCATTAGTTGTTGCTTATGCCCTTGCTGGAAcg GTTGATATTGATTTTGAGACTGAGCCTTTAGGAACCGGAAAGGATGGCAAAAATGTGTTCCTTAGGGACATATGGCCAAGCAATGAGGAAGTTGCTAAG GTTGTACAATACAGCGTGCTACCGAGCATGTTCAAGAGCTCATACGAGACAATAACACAAGGAAACCCCTTGTGGAACGAACTCTCTGCACCTGGTTCAACACTGTATTCATGGGATTCGAACTCCACGTACATTCACGAACCTCCTTACTTCAAGAACATGACAGCAGACCCACCTGGTCCTCGTGAAGTGAAGGACGCCTACTGCTTGCTCAACTTCGGAGACAGCGTGACGACGGATCACATCTCTCCGGCGGGAAACATTCAGAAGACTAGTCCAGCTGCAAAGTTTTTAATGGACCGTGGCGTGAGTCAAACTGACTTCAACTCGTATGGAAGCCGTAGGGGAAACGATGAAGTGATGGCTCGTGGTACCTTTGCTAACATTCGTCTTGTTAACAAGCTCTTGAAAGGAGAAGTTGGTCCCAAGACTGTTCATGTTCCCACTGGTGAAAAACTCAGCGTTTTTGATGCAGCAAGT AGGTACATGAACGCTGGACAGGACACGGTCATCCTTGCTGGTGCTGAATATGGAAGTGGTAGCTCTAGGGATTGGGCTGCAAAGGGTCCTTTGCTTTTG GGAGTGAAAGCTGTGATTGCAAAGAGCTTTGAGAGAATCCACCGCAGCAACTTGGCTGGTATGGGGATCATTCCTCTGTGTTTCAAGGCTGGGGAGGACGCAGACACTCTTGGACTGACTGGTCATGAACGCTACACGGTCCACCTCCCTACCAAAGTCAGTGACATTAAGCCTGGTCAAGACGTTACTGTGACCACTGACACTGGCAAATCCTTTGTTTGCACTCTTCGGTTTGATACAGAG GTGGAACTGGCATACTATGACCATGGTGGTATTCTTCCCTATGTCATTCGAAGCTTGAGCGCCAAGTGA
- the LOC108820858 gene encoding uncharacterized protein LOC108820858 isoform X2, which yields MSRLWARVAGLFRSKSFIGADKTGNKYFSRMEEIDVKEKRWVVFRREEDPTSVPVEWICWLNGQRKRAPTPEEMAELEARRERVKLNVARLKKEEEERKAREGTGRKITTIGKVEGPDLTSFVRHFPPDSKGDKREDASEEADQSRVKEHEPQIVTAEPPEPKTTEPSGSGSSFRPGTWQPPS from the exons ATGTCGAGGCTATGGGCGAGAGTAGCAGGATTGTTCAGAAGCAAGAGTTTCATCGGAGCAGACAAGACCGGTAACAAGTACTTCTCCAGGATGGAGGAGATCGACG TGAAGGAGAAGCGATGGGTTGTCTTTAGACGAGAAGAGGACCCAACCTCTGTTCCTG TTGAATGGATATGTTGGCTGAATGGGCAGCGAAAAAGAGCTCCTACTCCAGAG GAAATGGCTGAACTTGAAGCAAGGCGTGAGCGTGTGAAGCTTAATGTTGCTC GTCTCaagaaagaagaggaggagaggaAAGCCCGAGAAGGAACTGGCCGCAAAATCACGACCATCG GTAAAGTTGAGGGTCCAGATTTGACAAGCTTTGTTCGCCATTTCCCACCGGATTCTAAAG GTGATAAAAGAGAGGATGCTAGTGAAGAAGCAGATCAATCAAG GGTCAAGGAACATGAACCCCAGATAGTTACTGCAGAACCACCCGAACCAAA GACAACAGAGCCATCAGGGTCCGGATCATCATTTAGGCCCGGGACCTGGCAGCCACCATcctaa
- the LOC108820858 gene encoding uncharacterized protein LOC108820858 isoform X1: MSRLWARVAGLFRSKSFIGADKTGNKYFSRMEEIDGLVKEKRWVVFRREEDPTSVPVEWICWLNGQRKRAPTPEEMAELEARRERVKLNVARLKKEEEERKAREGTGRKITTIGKVEGPDLTSFVRHFPPDSKGDKREDASEEADQSRVKEHEPQIVTAEPPEPKTTEPSGSGSSFRPGTWQPPS, from the exons ATGTCGAGGCTATGGGCGAGAGTAGCAGGATTGTTCAGAAGCAAGAGTTTCATCGGAGCAGACAAGACCGGTAACAAGTACTTCTCCAGGATGGAGGAGATCGACGGTCTGG TGAAGGAGAAGCGATGGGTTGTCTTTAGACGAGAAGAGGACCCAACCTCTGTTCCTG TTGAATGGATATGTTGGCTGAATGGGCAGCGAAAAAGAGCTCCTACTCCAGAG GAAATGGCTGAACTTGAAGCAAGGCGTGAGCGTGTGAAGCTTAATGTTGCTC GTCTCaagaaagaagaggaggagaggaAAGCCCGAGAAGGAACTGGCCGCAAAATCACGACCATCG GTAAAGTTGAGGGTCCAGATTTGACAAGCTTTGTTCGCCATTTCCCACCGGATTCTAAAG GTGATAAAAGAGAGGATGCTAGTGAAGAAGCAGATCAATCAAG GGTCAAGGAACATGAACCCCAGATAGTTACTGCAGAACCACCCGAACCAAA GACAACAGAGCCATCAGGGTCCGGATCATCATTTAGGCCCGGGACCTGGCAGCCACCATcctaa
- the LOC108822765 gene encoding aconitate hydratase 2, mitochondrial isoform X1: MYRRATSGVRSASTTLTRLSSSSPLSKIASNPAASASAPSASVLNQTSRSRSFSSALRSFRVCSASTRWSHGGSWRSPASLRAQARVSAPLMDRLERRYASMASEHAYKDILTSLPKPGGGEYGKYYSLPALNDPRIDKLPYSVRILLESAIRNCDNYQVTKNDVEKILDWENTSTKQVEIAFKPARVILQDFTGVPALVDLASMRDAVKNLGSDPNKINPLVPVDLVVDHSVQVDFARSEDAAQKNMELEFKRNKERFAFLKWGSTAFQNMLVVPPGSGIVHQVNLEYLGRVVFNSGGFLYPDSVVGTDSHTTMIDGLGVAGWGVGGIEAEAAMLGQPMSMVLPGVVGFKLDGKLKEGVTATDLVLTVTQILRKHGVVGKFVEFYGEGMSELSLADRATIANMSPEYGATMGFFPVDHVTLEYLKLTGRSDETVSMIESYLRANNMFVDYNEQPQQERSYTSYLQLDLGHVEPCISGPKRPHDRVPLKDMKADWHACLDNPVGFKGFAVPKEKQGEVVKFSYDGQPAEINHGSVVIAAITSCTNTSNPSVMIGAALVAKKAYDLGLKVKPWVKTSLAPGSRVVEKYLDRSGLREDLNKQGFQIVGYGCTTCIGNSGDLDKSVAAAIEGTDIIPAAVLSGNRNFEGRVHPQTRANYLASPPLVVAYALAGTVDIDFETEPLGTGKDGKNVFLRDIWPSNEEVAKVVQYSVLPSMFKSSYETITQGNPLWNELSAPGSTLYSWDSNSTYIHEPPYFKNMTADPPGPREVKDAYCLLNFGDSVTTDHISPAGNIQKTSPAAKFLMDRGVSQTDFNSYGSRRGNDEVMARGTFANIRLVNKLLKGEVGPKTVHVPTGEKLSVFDAASRYMNAGQDTVILAGAEYGSGSSRDWAAKGPLLLGVKAVIAKSFERIHRSNLAGMGIIPLCFKAGEDADTLGLTGHERYTVHLPTKVSDIKPGQDVTVTTDTGKSFVCTLRFDTEVELAYYDHGGILPYVIRSLSAK, from the exons ATGTATCGACGCGCCACTTCCGGCGTTCGTTCTGCCTCCACTACTCTGACGaggctttcttcttcttctcccctcTCCAAGATCGCCTCGAATCCTGCAGCTTCCGCTTCGGCTCCGTCAGCGTCGGTTCTCAACCAGACGAGCCGATCTAGGAGCTTCTCGTCGGCTCTACGCTCGTTCCGTGTGTGCTCTGCCTCTACGAGGTGGAGTCATGGTGGGAGCTGGAGATCTCCAGCTAGCCTTCGTGCTCAAGCTAGGGTTTCCGCTCCGTTGATGGATAGATTGGAGCGGAGATACGCTTCCATGG CTTCTGAGCATGCATACAAGGATATTTTGACGAGTCTTCCAAAGCCTGGTGGTGGAGAGTATGGAAAGTACTACTCCTTACCCGCTTTAAACGATCCAAGAATTG ATAAGCTGCCATACTCTGTAAGAATACTACTGGAATCAGCAATTCGTAATTGTGACAACTATCAAGTCACAAAGAATGACGTTGAGAAAATCCTTGACTGGGAGAATACTTCTACTAAGCAAGTTGAAATCGCTTTCAAGCCAGCCCGTGTTATCTTACAG GACTTTACTGGAGTACCAGCTCTAGTTGATCTTGCTTCTATGAGGGACGCAGTGAAGAATCTTGGTAGTGATCCTAACAAGATTAACCCCTTG GTTCCTGTGGATCTTGTCGTTGATCACTCAGTCCAAGTTGACTTTGCAAGGTCAGAGGATGCCGCACAGAAAAACATGGAGCTTGAGTTCAAGAGGAACAAAGAAAGATTTGCCTTCCTTAAGTGGGGTTCAACAGCCTTCCAAAACATGCTGGTCGTTCCTCCTGGGTCTGGGATTGTCCATCAG gTAAACTTGGAGTACCTTGGACGTGTTGTTTTCAACTCAGGTGGATTTCTCTACCCTGACAGTGTTGTTGGAACCGATTCCCACACCACCATGATTGATGGACTAGGAGTCGCTGGGTGGGGTGTTGGAGGAATTGAAGCAGAGGCAGCAATGCTTGGTCAG CCAATGAGCATGGTGTTACCAGGCGTGGTTGGATTTAAGTTGGATGGAAAGTTGAAGGAAGGTGTCACAGCTACTGATTTAGTTCTCACTGTGACCCAAATACTAAGGAAGCATGGTGTTGTCGGCAAGTTTGTTGAGTTTTATG GTGAGGGGATGAGTGAACTTTCACTGGCTGATAGAGCCACAATTGCAAACATGTCCCCTGAGTACGGAGCAACAATGGGTTTCTTCCCAGTGGACCATGTTACACTCGAGTACCTGAAGTTGACAGGAAGAAGCGACGAAACT GTGTCAATGATAGAATCATACTTGCGTGCAAACAATATGTTCGTTGACTACAACGA GCAGCCTCAACAAGAAAGATCATACACATCTTATTTGCAATTGGACTTGGGACATGTTGAACCATGTATCTCTGGTCCTAAAAG GCCTCATGACCGAGTGCCTCTGAAAGATATGAAGGCTGACTGGCATGCATGCCTTGACAATCCTGTTGGATTCAAG GGTTTTGCAGtgccaaaagaaaaacaaggaGAAGTTGTGAAGTTCTCATACGATGGACAACCTGCTGAGATCAATCACGGTAGTGTTGTTATTGCCGCAATCACTAGTTGTACAAACACATCAAACCCTAGTGTCATGATCGGTGCTGCACTCGTTGCCAAAAAAGCTTACGATCTTGGCCTCAAG GTTAAACCATGGGTTAAGACAAGTCTTGCTCCAGGGTCTAGAGTTGTCGAGAAATATCTGGACCGAAG TGGACTCCGAGAGGACTTGAACAAACAAGGATTCCAAATTGTTGGTTACGGTTGCACAACATGCATTGGGAACTCTGGTGACCTTGATAAATCAGTTGCTGCTGCTATAGAAGGAACTG ATATCATTCCAGCAGCTGTGCTCTCTGGTAACAGAAACTTTGAAGGGCGTGTTCATCCACAAACAAGAGCTAACTATCTTGCTTCACCACCATTAGTTGTTGCTTATGCCCTTGCTGGAAcg GTTGATATTGATTTTGAGACTGAGCCTTTAGGAACCGGAAAGGATGGCAAAAATGTGTTCCTTAGGGACATATGGCCAAGCAATGAGGAAGTTGCTAAG GTTGTACAATACAGCGTGCTACCGAGCATGTTCAAGAGCTCATACGAGACAATAACACAAGGAAACCCCTTGTGGAACGAACTCTCTGCACCTGGTTCAACACTGTATTCATGGGATTCGAACTCCACGTACATTCACGAACCTCCTTACTTCAAGAACATGACAGCAGACCCACCTGGTCCTCGTGAAGTGAAGGACGCCTACTGCTTGCTCAACTTCGGAGACAGCGTGACGACGGATCACATCTCTCCGGCGGGAAACATTCAGAAGACTAGTCCAGCTGCAAAGTTTTTAATGGACCGTGGCGTGAGTCAAACTGACTTCAACTCGTATGGAAGCCGTAGGGGAAACGATGAAGTGATGGCTCGTGGTACCTTTGCTAACATTCGTCTTGTTAACAAGCTCTTGAAAGGAGAAGTTGGTCCCAAGACTGTTCATGTTCCCACTGGTGAAAAACTCAGCGTTTTTGATGCAGCAAGT AGGTACATGAACGCTGGACAGGACACGGTCATCCTTGCTGGTGCTGAATATGGAAGTGGTAGCTCTAGGGATTGGGCTGCAAAGGGTCCTTTGCTTTTG GGAGTGAAAGCTGTGATTGCAAAGAGCTTTGAGAGAATCCACCGCAGCAACTTGGCTGGTATGGGGATCATTCCTCTGTGTTTCAAGGCTGGGGAGGACGCAGACACTCTTGGACTGACTGGTCATGAACGCTACACGGTCCACCTCCCTACCAAAGTCAGTGACATTAAGCCTGGTCAAGACGTTACTGTGACCACTGACACTGGCAAATCCTTTGTTTGCACTCTTCGGTTTGATACAGAG GTGGAACTGGCATACTATGACCATGGTGGTATTCTTCCCTATGTCATTCGAAGCTTGAGCGCCAAGTGA